GGGCGTGGACAGGGTAACGGGGCCTGCGACGAGGGTGACCTTCGCACCTGCCCTGGCGGCGGCGGCGGCGATGGCAAAGCCCTGCTTGCCGCTGGAGCGGTTGGCGATGTAGCGCACCGGGTCGATCGGTTCGTGGGTGGGACCTGCGGTGATGAGGATGTGCCTGCCTGCAAGCGGCTTTTCCAGCGGCTGAGGATGAGCGGTGGTCAAGGCATCGGATATTGCAACCATGACCGCTTCCGGTTCGGGCAGGCGTCCGGGACCGTATTCGCCGCAGGCCATCACGCCTTCATCGGGATCAAGCACGGCAACGCCGTGGTCGCGCAGCGTGGCGATGTTGCGCACCGTGGCGGGGTGTTGCCACATGCGCACGTTCATCGCGGGAACGGCCAGCACCGGCTTGTCCGTGGCGAGAAGCAGCGTGGTGGCAAGATCGTCGGCGATGCCAGCGGCCATGCGTGCCATCAGATCAGCCGTTGCCGGGCAGACGACCACGAGATCGGCTTGCCGTGACAACTGGATATGGCCCATCTCGACCTCGTTTCTGAGGTCCCAGAGCGTGGTGTGGACGGGGTTTTCGCTGAGGGCCGCGAGCGTCATCGCGGTAACGAAATGTGCGCCGCCCTCGGTGAGGACACAGGTAACCTCGGCCCCTTGCCTGCGGATCAGGCGCACCAGTTCGCAGGCCTTGTACGCCGCGATTCCGCCGCCGACGATGAGAAGAATGCGTTTGCCGATCATCGCCCGCGCTTGTGCAATGGCGTGCGGACATGCGCAATCCTTTTGCGTGGGCGGATCGATTGGGGCAGACTTCGCATCCATCACAAAGGGAATGCACACATGCGATTGATCCTGACCGCGCTGGTGTTTCTGGCAGGACTGTTCGATCTGTTCCTGGCCATCGGCTTCCTGACCGATCCTGAACAGGCGGCGACCGGTTTTGGCATTGCCGCGACCGGCATATCGGGCGTCTCCACAATCCGGGCGGACTTCACTTCGTTCTTCGGCGTGGCCGCGTTCTGCATGATGTGGGGCGCATGGCGGCGCAATGCCGACCTGTTGCTGGTGCCCGCGCTGCTGTTTGGGGTTTCGTTCGTGGCCCGCGCGATCAATCTGGCCGTATCAGGAGCCTATCCTGCCTGGCCGCTGCCGATGGCGGTGGAGGCAGGCCACGTGATCCTGATGCTGGCGGCATGGCGGATGCTGCCGCATCACAGGTTGTCGGATATAGCCGCTTGAGTGCGCGATGATTTCCACCGCGCAACCAGTGCGAATACCGCTTTTTGCGCAGGGCGTTCAAACAGGGCGTGGCTGAGAAAGCCTGCGGTGATGGCCAGTGTGACGAAGAACACGAGGAACCACGGTTCGCGGGCAATGTCGCGCGGCACGCCGATGCTGTCGATCAGCAGCACGAGCGATAGCTGGATCGGGATGTGCCACAGGTAAATGCCATAGGAGGCATCGCCTAGCTTCTGGCCGAAGGCGAGGCGGCCTTTGGCGTCGGACATGTCAGCCGCAAGGGTGAGGAAGACCACGCCGAAAGTGCCCGCGATGGTCGCCGCATCGCCGCTGCGGTACGTCGATTTCAGCCAGAAAGCGCCGACGATCAGTGCCGCGCCGATGGGCAGGAGCGTGGCCGGGCGCAGCCAGCCCCTCAGCGTGGCGGCATAGACTGCGCAGCCAAGGAAGAAGTAGCCGACGCAGGACAATACGTCCTTGTTCGGCCCGTCCGCGAGCATGATCCCAAGCAGGCCTGCGCCAAGCACGATGGCCAGGACCAGCGGCAGGCGGCGCAAAGCGGGGAGTGCCAGCCAGAACACTGCGTAGGCCAGGATTTCGGTCGAGAGTGACCACGATGGGCCGTTGAACGACTGATTTTCCTGCCAGCCCCAGTAGTGCATCAACGGGATCGACAGCAGGAAATGTTTGAGATCGTTGGTGTGATAGATGAACTCGGTGCCGCTGCGCGCGAAGTAGAGGCCTTGCAGAAGCGCCATAAGGCCCAGTGTCAGCAGGTGCAGCGGCCACAACCGCGCTACCCTCGCCAGCCAGAACCGGCCATGCGCGCGCCTGTCCGAGAGGTAGACATGGGCAAACACGAAGCCCGACACCGCCCAGAAATACTGTACCGCCGTGTGGCCGTGATTGTAGAGCCAGTGCAGCGTTCCATACCATGGCTGGATCGCCCGATCGACGTTCACGTGATACGGTACTGCCGGCACGAAGATATGCTGGTAGTGCCAGAACAGCACCATGATCGCGGCCAGCAGGCGCGACAGATCGAGCGCGTGGAAATGGCGCGTGGGCAGGCGCAAGTGCGAGAGATCGTGCGTAGGCAAGGGTGGCTGGCCTGTCAGCCCCACAGGCCAAGCGCGTGCATGGCCGCAACCACTGCCCCACCCGCCAGGAATGGAAACAGTTGGTCGATCCAGTTGCGACGGCGACGGTCCGGCCCCACGATCAGATCTATTTCAGGAAGCGGCGGCGCTTCGGGCGCGCCGCCCTTGGGGGGATATTTGTCCTCGATGCGGCGGATCAGATCAGGCAGGCGCATCAGCGTTTTCACGTCATCGAGGACACGGTCTGCAATCGCGGCTTCAGGGCCGAGTTCGTCTCGAATCCAGTTGCGCACGAACGGTGCGGCGGTGTCCCACATGTTGATTTCGGGATCGAGTTGAGTCGCGATGCCCTCAACCATGACCATCGTCTTTTGCAGCAGCAGCAGGTGCGGCTGGGTCTGCATGTCGAAATCGCGGGTGATCGCAAACAGCCCGTCGAGCATCTGGCCGACCGACAGTTCTGAAACCGGCCGCCCGCGCATCGGCTCACCCACCGCGCGCAGGGCGGTCGCGAATTCATCGACCGAGTGATAGCTCGGCACATATTGCGCCTCGAAATGGATTTCGGCGACGCGGCGGTAATTGCCGGTGGTCAGGCCATAGAGGATTTCGGCGAGCCACTGACGCGCGCGGCGATCGATCCGTCCCATGATGCCGAAATCGATCGCGGTAATCGTCTCGTCGGCTTCGACGAACAGGTTGCCTTGGTGCATGTCTGCATGGAAATAGCCGCCGCTGATCGCCTGCGTCAGGAAGGCGATGACAAGGCGTGAGGCAAGGTCCTTGCGGTCGATCCCGGCAGCATCGAGCGCGGCCACATCGCTGATCTTGATTCCGTCGATCCAGTCGAGCGTCATCACCCGGCCATTGGTCCGGTCCCAGTCGATCGCGGGCACACGATACCCCGCATGGGCGTGCATCAGGTCGGCCAGTTCCGATGCCGATGCTGCTTCGCGGCGCAGGTCGAGTTCGCGCACGGTCCACCGCTTGAAATTGGCGATGACCATGCGCGGACGCAACCGGCTGGCTTCGCCGCCCAGCGCTTCGAGATGGGCAGCCGCCCATTCGTATGTGTCGATATCGCGCGCCAGCTTTTCGCGTACGCCGGGACGCAGGACCTTGACCGCAACCTTGCGGCCTTCGGCGGTGACGGCGCGGTGGACTTGCGCGATGGAGGCAGCGCCAACGGGCACCGGATCGAACTCGGCGTAGAGCTTCTCAAGCGGCTTTTCGAACGTGCGCTCGATCTCTGCCTTGATCAGCGCGAAATCGACCGGCGGCAGGTTATCCTGCAAAGCCAGCAAGTTGTGTGCAGCGTCGTCGCCCACAAGATCGGGGCGGGTGGCGAGCGTCTGGCCCAGCTTGATCGCGGCGGGACCGATGGCGCGGAAGGCGCCGGCATAGTCGGGCGTCTTGGGCTGGCGGGTGCCGAACCGGGCGACCTTGCAAAGCGTGCGCACGGCTGGCGGCGTGTTGAGATCTGCCTCGATCCCGCGCAGCGCGCCGTGGCGGGCGAGCGTGCGGCCCCAGCCCAGAAGGCGGCGCAAGTGTGTGGCGGGGTAAGTCATGCCTGAGCGGTGACTGAAAGCCCCATCCTCTTTAGAGGAGGGGGTTTGGGGGTGGTGGGATCAGGGCGCTGCGTTTGTGGCAGCACCACCCCCCGGCCCCCTCCTCTGAAGAGGAGGGAGAGAAACAGCGATAAAGAGCCCCCTCTTCTGAAGAGGAGGGGGAGAAACAGCGATAAGGCGCTCCCTCCTCTGACGAGGAGGGGGACAGGCAATGTGTTGCGCTGCATCACACCTTCCAGCCCGAATGGATCGCCACCAGGCCGCCAAGGATCGGTTCGACCTTGGTGTGGCGGAAGCCTGCGTTGCGGATCATGCCTTCGAACGCGGGCATGGTGGGGAAGCGGCGGATCGATTCGATCAGGTAGCGGTAGGATTCCTCGTCGCCCGCGATCATCTGACCCAGCTTTGGCACCAGCTTGTGCGAATAGGCATCGTATATTTCCGAAAAACCCGGCCATTGCGTGGTCGAGAATTCGAGGCAGAAGAAGCGCCCGCCGAACTTCAGCACACGGTGGGCCTCGGCCAGTGCCTTGTCGATGTGAGTCACGTTGCGGATGCCGAAAGCGATGGTGTAGGCATCAAAGAAGCGATCCCCGAAGGTCAGTTCCTCGGCATTCTGGCGCGACCAGACGAGGCCGTCGATCCCGCGCTTCATCGCGCGTTCGATCCCGACATCGAGCATGTCCTGATTGATGTCAGACACCGTGATCTGCGCGCCCGAAGGCGCCATGCGGAAGGCGATGTCGCCGGTGCCGCCCGCCATGTCGAGGATCGTTTCGCCATCTTTTGGCCGCACGCGTCGCACGAACTTGTCCTTCCACAAGCGGTGCATGCCGACCGACATGGCATCGTTCATCACGTCATACTTGCGCGCGACATTGGAGAAGATCGCGCCGACGCGGCGTTCCTTTTCCTCGGCGGGGATGTCGTCGTATCCGAACGATGCAGTTTCAGGAGCGGTCATGCCTTGCGCCTTTAGTGGGGAATTGCCCGGACGGCAAAGGGTGTTAGGGGTGGAAGGGTTATGCCCGAACTTCCCGAAGTAGAAACCACCGTCCGAGGCCTTGCAACCGTGCTTGATGGGCAGGTGATAACGCGCGTGGGCGTCAATCGTGCCGATCTGCGGCGTCCGTTCCCGGTCGATCTGGCGCAGGCGTTGACCGGCGCGCGCGTGACAGGGCTATCGCGGCGGGCGAAGTACGGACTGATCCATACCGACCGCGACCGGACGATGGTGTTCCACCTCGGCATGTCGGGGCGCTGGCGAATCGATCCCGAAGACATCGGCAAGCACGATCATCTGGTGCTGGAGACCGCTGACGGCCGGGTGCTGTCGCTGAACGATGCGCGCCGGTTCGGCTCGGTCGATCTGGTCGATACGGCGGCGCTCGACGCATGGCCGCAATTCGCCGCGCTGGGACCGGAGCCTTTGGGTGAGGGGCTTTCGGTGGCGCACCTGAAGGCCGCGTTCAAGGGACGGATCGCGGCGGTGAAGCTGTTGCTGCTCGACCAGCGGATCGTGGCAGGGCTGGGCAATATCTATGTGTGCGAGGCACTGGGCCGCGCAGGCATCCACCCTGAGCGCGAAGGCGGGAAGGTTTCTGCCAAAGCATTGGCCCTGTTGGTGCCGGCAATCCGCGATGTGCTGAACGAATCGATTGCCGCGGGTGGATCGACGCTGCGCGACTATGCCCGGCCCAGCGGTGAACTCGGCTACTTCGCCAAGGACTGGCGTGTTTACGGACGCGAGGGGGAAGCCTGCGCCTGTGGTGGCACCGTCGAGAGGGTCGTGCAGGGCGGGCGTTCCACGTTTTTCTGCGGGACGTGCCAGAAATAGGCAATATGTACGCACCTCGCGAATTAAGGTGTTCCACCGGTCTGCGAGGTGGTTATCCTGACTGTGTCATTATTGAACCACTGAAAGTATCGCCGATGTTCAGATCTGCATGTCCACGCATTCTGGCAATGGCACTTTTGATGTTGGCATGCCTGAAATCCGCGGCGTGGGCGGCGGATGTGCCGCCACTGTCGCTCTACGGGAATCTGCCGGGTGTAGAGCGGGCGGCGATATCCGCTTCGGGAGATCGCGTAGCCATCATCGGTCTGGTCAACAATGTGCGGACTCTTGTGATCCTCGATCAGAACAAGAAACCCTTGGGCGCAATTCCTGTGGACGATGCCAAAGTGCGCGGCTTGTATTGGGTGGGGGATGACCGGATACTGTTGTACAAGTCCGATACGGTCAAGCTTGGTCCCGGATTCATCACGGAGAAGACCGAGCTTTATGCGATGCTCGTCATCCCGGTCGATACGTTGAAGACGTGGATGGTCTTTGAAAACAATCCGAGAATTACCGGTGGTGTCCGGCAGTTTTACGGCGTTCAGCAGCGAGACGGTCGCTACTATGGCTACTTCAGCGGGATTGCGATGGAGCAGGATTTCCGTTCCGGGCCATATCTGAAAAGCCTGGCGGCCGTCTTGTATGAAGTTGATCTGCAAAACGGCAAGGCGACTATCATCGCGCCACGCTTTGAACGACCGGGCTTTCGCGATTGGGTGCTGGGACCCGGTGGAACCGTGCGCGCGACGCTCGATTTTGATTCGGGAACCGGTTCATGGGAAATCCGCAACGCAGAAAAGCAGGAGATCGCCAAGGGCAAGAACGGGTTGGGTCGTGTCAATCTGGTCGGCGGGGGCACCACCCCCGGAACCATCATCCTTGCGGAGGACCGTGAGGGCGAGGGGGAGCGTTGGTTCGAAATTCCCGAAGTCGGCGGTGAACCCAGGGAAATCCTGCCCAATGCTTCGATAGACGCTGCCTATCTGGACGAAGATACCCGCCAAATGGTCGGCTGGCGGGAGGAAGGCGATGTGCCTTCGTATCATTTCGCCGACACGTTCCGCCAGAAGGTGGCCAATGCCACGGTGAAGGCCTTTCCAAACCTTTCAGTGCATATCAAGGACTGGAACAAGGCTTTTGATCAGTTGCTGGTCATGACAGAGGGGCCGGGTGACCCGCAAACGTGGTGGCGCGTGAATATCCGCACCGGCAATGCGAGTGAAATCGGCACGTCCTATCCGATGGACCCCACCATGGTCGGGCCGATGCGGATGATCCGATACAAGGCCGCCGACGGGCTGGAAATCCCTGCCG
This genomic interval from Novosphingobium sp. CECT 9465 contains the following:
- the coaBC gene encoding bifunctional phosphopantothenoylcysteine decarboxylase/phosphopantothenate--cysteine ligase CoaBC; protein product: MIGKRILLIVGGGIAAYKACELVRLIRRQGAEVTCVLTEGGAHFVTAMTLAALSENPVHTTLWDLRNEVEMGHIQLSRQADLVVVCPATADLMARMAAGIADDLATTLLLATDKPVLAVPAMNVRMWQHPATVRNIATLRDHGVAVLDPDEGVMACGEYGPGRLPEPEAVMVAISDALTTAHPQPLEKPLAGRHILITAGPTHEPIDPVRYIANRSSGKQGFAIAAAAARAGAKVTLVAGPVTLSTPHGVTRIDVETARQMAAAIDAALPADVAIMVAAVADWRSADQAQQKIKKDGSGTVPPLRLVENPDILADLCKSAHRPPLVIGFAAETNDVLAHAQAKLARKGADWIVANDVATHQMGGEINALHIVSAAGVESLPEMPKDAAAAVLVQRIADALA
- a CDS encoding acyltransferase, yielding MPTHDLSHLRLPTRHFHALDLSRLLAAIMVLFWHYQHIFVPAVPYHVNVDRAIQPWYGTLHWLYNHGHTAVQYFWAVSGFVFAHVYLSDRRAHGRFWLARVARLWPLHLLTLGLMALLQGLYFARSGTEFIYHTNDLKHFLLSIPLMHYWGWQENQSFNGPSWSLSTEILAYAVFWLALPALRRLPLVLAIVLGAGLLGIMLADGPNKDVLSCVGYFFLGCAVYAATLRGWLRPATLLPIGAALIVGAFWLKSTYRSGDAATIAGTFGVVFLTLAADMSDAKGRLAFGQKLGDASYGIYLWHIPIQLSLVLLIDSIGVPRDIAREPWFLVFFVTLAITAGFLSHALFERPAQKAVFALVARWKSSRTQAAISDNL
- the ubiB gene encoding 2-polyprenylphenol 6-hydroxylase, which codes for MTYPATHLRRLLGWGRTLARHGALRGIEADLNTPPAVRTLCKVARFGTRQPKTPDYAGAFRAIGPAAIKLGQTLATRPDLVGDDAAHNLLALQDNLPPVDFALIKAEIERTFEKPLEKLYAEFDPVPVGAASIAQVHRAVTAEGRKVAVKVLRPGVREKLARDIDTYEWAAAHLEALGGEASRLRPRMVIANFKRWTVRELDLRREAASASELADLMHAHAGYRVPAIDWDRTNGRVMTLDWIDGIKISDVAALDAAGIDRKDLASRLVIAFLTQAISGGYFHADMHQGNLFVEADETITAIDFGIMGRIDRRARQWLAEILYGLTTGNYRRVAEIHFEAQYVPSYHSVDEFATALRAVGEPMRGRPVSELSVGQMLDGLFAITRDFDMQTQPHLLLLQKTMVMVEGIATQLDPEINMWDTAAPFVRNWIRDELGPEAAIADRVLDDVKTLMRLPDLIRRIEDKYPPKGGAPEAPPLPEIDLIVGPDRRRRNWIDQLFPFLAGGAVVAAMHALGLWG
- a CDS encoding class I SAM-dependent methyltransferase, whose product is MTAPETASFGYDDIPAEEKERRVGAIFSNVARKYDVMNDAMSVGMHRLWKDKFVRRVRPKDGETILDMAGGTGDIAFRMAPSGAQITVSDINQDMLDVGIERAMKRGIDGLVWSRQNAEELTFGDRFFDAYTIAFGIRNVTHIDKALAEAHRVLKFGGRFFCLEFSTTQWPGFSEIYDAYSHKLVPKLGQMIAGDEESYRYLIESIRRFPTMPAFEGMIRNAGFRHTKVEPILGGLVAIHSGWKV
- the mutM gene encoding bifunctional DNA-formamidopyrimidine glycosylase/DNA-(apurinic or apyrimidinic site) lyase, which produces MPELPEVETTVRGLATVLDGQVITRVGVNRADLRRPFPVDLAQALTGARVTGLSRRAKYGLIHTDRDRTMVFHLGMSGRWRIDPEDIGKHDHLVLETADGRVLSLNDARRFGSVDLVDTAALDAWPQFAALGPEPLGEGLSVAHLKAAFKGRIAAVKLLLLDQRIVAGLGNIYVCEALGRAGIHPEREGGKVSAKALALLVPAIRDVLNESIAAGGSTLRDYARPSGELGYFAKDWRVYGREGEACACGGTVERVVQGGRSTFFCGTCQK
- a CDS encoding S9 family peptidase, which translates into the protein MALLMLACLKSAAWAADVPPLSLYGNLPGVERAAISASGDRVAIIGLVNNVRTLVILDQNKKPLGAIPVDDAKVRGLYWVGDDRILLYKSDTVKLGPGFITEKTELYAMLVIPVDTLKTWMVFENNPRITGGVRQFYGVQQRDGRYYGYFSGIAMEQDFRSGPYLKSLAAVLYEVDLQNGKATIIAPRFERPGFRDWVLGPGGTVRATLDFDSGTGSWEIRNAEKQEIAKGKNGLGRVNLVGGGTTPGTIILAEDREGEGERWFEIPEVGGEPREILPNASIDAAYLDEDTRQMVGWREEGDVPSYHFADTFRQKVANATVKAFPNLSVHIKDWNKAFDQLLVMTEGPGDPQTWWRVNIRTGNASEIGTSYPMDPTMVGPMRMIRYKAADGLEIPAVLTLPPGRDPKNLPVVILPHGGPSSRDYPGFDWWAQAFASRGYAVLQPNFRGSTGYGVAFQRAGNREWGRKMQSDISDGLAYLSAQGIVDPRRACIVGASYGGYAALAGVTLQQGLYRCSVAVAGVSDVAKMAITDIRESGSDKALKMALAEEVGAKSDLRAISPVVFAAKADAPVMLIHGKDDLVVPFEQSRVMEVALRAAGKPVEMVTLPGEDHWLSRSATRLAMVEASVGFVMKHNPPDPVR